Proteins from a single region of Acidovorax sp. NCPPB 3576:
- a CDS encoding TIGR03751 family conjugal transfer lipoprotein, with product MRRTWINGMAALLAALALAGCSTSKEKLLPHDDQTMLDVWNAETGGSAGPGRQAGQLLDARQSLRRPLTEADVKATPAGQASYTRTARNEIDRQFHRLPNPDLAMYVFPHLAGTDPVPIPGYTTVFPLYQRVQYAMPGERTEDY from the coding sequence ATGCGCAGGACCTGGATTAACGGCATGGCGGCGCTGCTCGCCGCCCTCGCGCTGGCGGGCTGCTCGACCAGCAAGGAAAAACTCCTTCCCCACGACGACCAGACCATGCTCGACGTCTGGAACGCGGAAACCGGCGGCAGCGCGGGCCCGGGCCGACAGGCCGGGCAATTGCTCGACGCCCGGCAGTCGCTGCGCCGCCCGCTCACCGAGGCGGATGTGAAGGCAACGCCTGCGGGCCAGGCGAGCTACACCCGCACGGCGCGCAACGAGATCGATCGGCAGTTCCACCGCCTGCCCAATCCCGACCTGGCGATGTACGTGTTCCCCCATCTGGCGGGCACCGATCCCGTGCCGATTCCGGGCTACACCACCGTGTTCCCGCTGTACCAGCGGGTGCAGTACGCGATGCCCGGAGAACGGACCGAGGACTACTGA
- a CDS encoding TIGR03749 family integrating conjugative element protein: MRHTRWSIGLLLSAAYLATPAQALEILRWERLPLAVPLHVDQERVVFIDRNIRVGVPASLEGRLRVQSAGGAIYLRASEPIEPTRLQLQDADTGALILLDVAAETAGVGQPALEPVRIVEADAAAVRYGDAKPAATIEDAAEGPGSSPRTPRETPIPVVLTRYAAQNLYAPLRTVEPLSGITRVNLPRHLALETLLPTVPVRARALAAWRLDDLWVTAVQLSNGSPRTFSLDPRDLVGDFVTATFQHGTLGPAGQPDDTSVVYLVTKGHGLAQSLLPAIGRIDAAANLPKPAQRPQGASHEK; encoded by the coding sequence ATGAGACACACCCGTTGGTCCATCGGCCTGCTGCTGTCCGCAGCCTACCTGGCCACCCCGGCGCAGGCGCTGGAAATCCTGCGCTGGGAGCGGCTGCCCCTGGCGGTGCCGCTGCATGTCGATCAGGAGCGTGTCGTCTTCATCGACCGCAATATCCGCGTGGGCGTGCCGGCATCGCTGGAAGGACGGTTGCGGGTGCAAAGCGCGGGCGGCGCGATCTATCTGCGTGCCAGCGAACCGATCGAACCCACCCGGCTGCAATTGCAGGACGCCGATACCGGCGCACTCATCCTGCTGGATGTCGCCGCCGAAACGGCCGGGGTTGGCCAGCCGGCCTTGGAGCCGGTCCGCATCGTCGAGGCCGATGCCGCCGCCGTGCGCTACGGCGATGCAAAACCCGCGGCAACCATCGAGGATGCCGCCGAAGGGCCGGGATCATCGCCCCGCACGCCGCGCGAGACGCCGATCCCCGTCGTTCTGACCCGGTACGCCGCGCAGAACCTCTATGCCCCCTTGCGCACCGTCGAGCCCTTGAGCGGTATCACGCGCGTGAACCTCCCGCGCCACCTGGCGCTGGAGACCCTCTTGCCGACCGTCCCGGTGCGGGCGCGGGCCCTGGCGGCCTGGCGGCTCGATGACCTGTGGGTCACGGCCGTGCAACTGAGCAATGGCTCCCCGCGCACGTTCAGCCTGGACCCACGGGACTTGGTGGGCGACTTCGTGACGGCCACCTTTCAGCACGGGACACTGGGGCCTGCCGGCCAGCCGGACGACACCTCGGTCGTCTATCTGGTGACGAAGGGGCATGGCCTTGCGCAATCGCTGCTGCCCGCCATCGGCCGGATCGATGCCGCCGCCAACCTTCCGAAACCGGCCCAGCGCCCGCAGGGAGCCTCCCATGAAAAGTAA
- a CDS encoding DUF2169 family type VI secretion system accessory protein, with translation MLENLTPFAVQILPGYGVDGGLQRIVVVKATLDFRSRLVTQGKGLPILRGDQFFDAPGMERVVRFESDLVPFKPRVDVIVNAVAYAPGGKPVASFDAGLQIGRESRTVRVFGERVWRKRLGLFPVAVEQAPALRVPVAYHLAYGGQDPADAQAFAPGNPTGLGFSAGLPPDGLPLPRLEWPDQLIRASGDTPVPAGFGCFGRTWLPRRKLLGSYGPAELQAPGIVGRMPQSFDPAAWNCAHPRMQFSFEQVKPGTSIQWVHLSAQGPSQITLPDIRPRVYWTADGKSHSASPDFDTVTIEPEHGHFALTWRHALPQGEQGRADGVQIHL, from the coding sequence ATGCTGGAGAATTTGACGCCTTTTGCCGTACAAATCCTTCCCGGTTACGGGGTGGACGGCGGGTTGCAGAGGATCGTGGTGGTCAAGGCCACGCTGGATTTCCGGTCGCGGTTGGTGACGCAGGGCAAGGGGTTGCCGATCCTGCGGGGCGATCAATTCTTTGATGCGCCGGGCATGGAACGCGTGGTGCGCTTCGAGAGCGATTTGGTGCCGTTCAAGCCCCGGGTGGACGTCATCGTCAACGCCGTGGCCTACGCGCCAGGCGGCAAGCCCGTGGCGTCGTTCGATGCCGGTCTCCAGATCGGCCGCGAGTCGCGCACGGTGCGCGTCTTCGGCGAGCGCGTGTGGCGCAAGCGGCTGGGGTTGTTCCCGGTGGCGGTCGAACAGGCACCCGCGCTGCGCGTGCCTGTGGCCTATCACCTGGCCTACGGCGGTCAGGACCCGGCCGATGCGCAGGCCTTCGCACCGGGCAATCCGACAGGCCTGGGCTTCAGTGCAGGCCTGCCGCCCGATGGTTTGCCGCTGCCACGGCTCGAATGGCCGGATCAGTTGATCCGCGCTTCCGGCGACACGCCGGTGCCGGCCGGGTTCGGCTGCTTCGGCCGCACCTGGCTCCCGCGGCGCAAGCTGCTGGGCAGCTATGGACCGGCGGAGTTGCAGGCGCCCGGTATCGTGGGGCGGATGCCCCAATCGTTCGACCCTGCGGCCTGGAACTGCGCGCATCCGAGGATGCAGTTTTCTTTCGAGCAGGTGAAACCCGGCACATCGATCCAGTGGGTCCACTTGAGTGCCCAGGGCCCGTCGCAGATCACCCTGCCCGACATCCGGCCCCGCGTGTACTGGACGGCGGACGGCAAGAGCCATAGCGCGTCCCCGGATTTCGACACCGTGACCATCGAGCCCGAGCATGGCCACTTCGCATTGACGTGGCGGCATGCGCTGCCGCAGGGAGAGCAGGGACGGGCGGACGGGGTGCAAATCCATCTTTGA
- a CDS encoding conjugative transfer ATPase, with translation MRWPFQRHRQAAPDAGADAPPPDAWERHVAALAAQGIAEPGKPRGRATRPATVADEQALYDVTPSFADMLPWAEYLPDSQCMLLEDGTSVAAFFELQPIGTEGREADWLMQARDAVENALQDSFDELDESPWVVQFYVQDEADWHHYLQTLENYVQPRAQGTAFSAFYLRFLAHHLRAVAKPGGLFEDHTVTRLPWRGQTRRVRLVAYRRVHQTAARRGQSPEQALNVICERLVGGLSNAGVQSRRLAAADIHAWLLRWFNPCPPLLGPSAEDRERFYRLAAYPESTDPGEIEMASGTDFAQRLFFGQPRSDADNGLWYFDAMPHRTIVLDRLRLPPATGHVTGETRKGGDAINALMDQMPEDTVMCLTLVVTPQDILESHLNQIARKAVGETLASEQTLKDVRQARGLIGSSHKLYRASMAFYLRGHDVAELDARGVHLGNVLLNVGLQPVREEDEVAPLNSYLRWLPCVYDPAKDQRQWYTQLMFAQHAANLAPVWGRSQGTGHPGITFFNRGGGTVTFDPLNRLDRQMNAHLFLFGPTGSGKSATLNNILNQVTAIYRPRLFIVEAGNSFGLFGDFSKRLGLTVHRVKLSPGSGVSLAPFADAWRLVDTPSQVQTLDADALDEDREERGHAADHDEQRDVLGELEITARLMITGGEDKEEARMTRADRSLIRQCILDAAQRCTSERRNVLTRDVRDALRERSRDSTLPESRRTRLLEMADAMDMFCQGVDGEMFDRPGTPWPEADITIVDLATFAREGYNAQLSIAYISLINTVNNIAERDQFLGRPIINVTDEGHVITKNPLLAPYVVKITKMWRKLGAWYWLATQNLDDLPKAAEPMLNMIEWWICLSMPPDEVEKIARFRELNASQKALMLSARKEAGKFTEGVILSKSMELLFRAVPPSLYLALAMTEPEEKAERFQLMQEFGISELEAAFKVAEKIDRARGIEPLAFDALD, from the coding sequence ATGCGGTGGCCCTTCCAGCGCCATCGCCAAGCCGCACCCGACGCTGGCGCGGACGCGCCGCCGCCCGATGCCTGGGAGCGCCACGTCGCTGCGTTGGCGGCGCAAGGCATCGCCGAGCCGGGCAAGCCGCGCGGCCGGGCAACGCGCCCTGCGACGGTCGCCGACGAGCAGGCGCTCTACGACGTGACCCCATCGTTTGCCGACATGCTGCCCTGGGCCGAGTACCTGCCCGACTCCCAATGCATGCTGCTGGAGGATGGCACCTCGGTGGCCGCGTTCTTCGAGCTGCAGCCGATCGGCACGGAAGGCCGCGAGGCCGACTGGCTGATGCAGGCGCGCGATGCCGTAGAAAACGCGCTTCAGGACAGTTTCGATGAACTCGATGAATCGCCGTGGGTGGTGCAGTTCTACGTGCAGGACGAGGCGGACTGGCACCACTACCTGCAGACGTTGGAGAACTACGTGCAGCCGCGTGCGCAAGGGACCGCCTTCAGCGCGTTCTACCTGCGGTTCCTGGCCCATCATCTGCGGGCGGTGGCCAAGCCGGGCGGCTTGTTCGAGGACCACACGGTCACGCGCCTGCCCTGGCGCGGTCAGACCCGCCGCGTGCGCCTCGTCGCCTATCGGCGTGTCCACCAGACCGCGGCCCGCAGGGGCCAGTCACCGGAGCAGGCGCTGAACGTGATCTGCGAGCGATTGGTCGGTGGCCTGTCCAATGCCGGCGTGCAATCGCGCCGCCTGGCCGCTGCGGACATCCATGCATGGCTGCTGCGCTGGTTCAACCCTTGCCCGCCCTTGTTGGGTCCGAGCGCCGAGGACCGCGAGCGCTTTTACCGCCTTGCGGCCTATCCCGAATCCACCGATCCCGGCGAGATCGAGATGGCGAGCGGCACGGATTTCGCGCAACGCCTCTTCTTCGGCCAGCCGCGATCGGATGCCGACAACGGTCTTTGGTATTTCGACGCAATGCCGCACCGGACCATCGTGCTGGACCGGCTTCGCCTGCCGCCCGCCACGGGCCACGTCACCGGGGAGACCCGCAAGGGCGGCGATGCCATCAACGCGCTGATGGACCAGATGCCCGAGGACACCGTGATGTGCCTCACGCTGGTCGTGACGCCGCAGGACATTCTGGAATCCCATCTCAACCAGATCGCCCGCAAGGCGGTCGGCGAGACGCTGGCGTCGGAGCAGACGCTCAAGGACGTGCGGCAGGCGCGCGGCCTGATCGGCAGTTCGCACAAGCTCTACCGGGCCTCCATGGCGTTTTACCTTCGGGGACACGATGTGGCCGAGCTGGACGCGCGCGGCGTGCACCTGGGCAACGTGCTGCTCAACGTGGGCCTGCAGCCGGTGCGCGAAGAGGACGAGGTGGCACCGCTCAATAGCTATCTGCGCTGGCTGCCGTGCGTCTATGACCCGGCCAAGGATCAGCGTCAGTGGTACACGCAACTGATGTTCGCACAGCATGCGGCGAACCTGGCACCCGTGTGGGGCCGCAGCCAGGGGACGGGCCACCCCGGCATCACCTTCTTCAATCGCGGCGGCGGGACCGTGACGTTCGACCCGCTGAACCGCCTTGATCGGCAGATGAACGCCCACCTGTTCCTGTTCGGCCCGACCGGCTCGGGCAAGAGCGCCACGCTGAACAACATCCTCAACCAGGTCACCGCGATCTACCGGCCACGGCTGTTCATCGTGGAAGCGGGCAACAGCTTCGGCCTGTTCGGCGACTTTTCCAAGCGGCTCGGGTTGACGGTGCATCGCGTCAAGCTGTCTCCGGGCTCGGGCGTGAGCCTGGCTCCGTTTGCCGATGCCTGGCGCCTGGTCGATACACCCAGCCAGGTGCAGACCCTGGACGCCGATGCACTGGACGAGGACAGGGAAGAACGGGGCCATGCCGCGGATCACGACGAACAACGCGACGTCCTGGGCGAACTGGAGATCACCGCCCGCCTGATGATCACGGGGGGCGAGGACAAGGAGGAGGCCCGCATGACGCGCGCCGACCGCAGCCTGATCCGCCAATGCATTCTGGATGCGGCGCAGCGCTGTACCAGTGAGCGGCGCAACGTACTGACGCGCGACGTGCGCGATGCGCTGCGAGAGCGCAGCCGTGACAGCACCTTGCCGGAAAGCCGACGCACGCGATTGCTCGAAATGGCCGATGCCATGGACATGTTCTGTCAGGGCGTGGATGGCGAAATGTTCGACCGGCCAGGCACGCCGTGGCCCGAGGCCGACATCACCATCGTGGACCTCGCCACCTTCGCCCGCGAAGGCTACAACGCTCAGCTGTCGATCGCCTACATCTCGCTCATCAACACGGTGAACAACATTGCCGAGCGCGACCAGTTCCTGGGCCGGCCGATCATCAACGTGACCGACGAGGGACACGTCATCACCAAGAACCCGCTGCTGGCACCCTATGTGGTGAAGATCACCAAGATGTGGCGCAAGCTCGGCGCCTGGTACTGGCTGGCGACGCAAAACCTGGACGATCTGCCCAAGGCGGCGGAACCGATGCTCAACATGATCGAGTGGTGGATCTGCCTGTCCATGCCGCCCGACGAGGTGGAGAAGATCGCACGGTTTCGGGAGTTGAACGCCTCCCAGAAGGCCCTGATGCTGTCGGCACGCAAGGAGGCGGGCAAGTTCACCGAGGGCGTGATCCTGTCAAAGTCCATGGAACTGCTCTTCCGTGCCGTGCCGCCCAGCCTGTACCTTGCCTTGGCGATGACCGAGCCGGAGGAAAAAGCCGAACGCTTCCAACTGATGCAGGAGTTCGGTATCAGCGAACTGGAGGCCGCCTTCAAAGTGGCTGAGAAGATCGACCGCGCGCGCGGAATCGAACCTTTGGCGTTCGATGCGCTGGACTGA
- a CDS encoding type VI secretion system Vgr family protein, with translation MTRRVTIQTPLGEQLQFRQLQGKEAISQLFCLDLDLLSDSKSIDPKALLGKNATVVVETQGGGRRYLDGIVTRFGMQGEDHRSYSYRLRLQPWLWLATRKTDFKIFQNKTVPEIVEEVLGKYGYPLQKKLTRSYRSWDYCVQYGESDCDFVSRLLEHEGAYYYFEHAAGQHTLILADDIVASHSPLPGAAVIPFYPPEKAAVADKENIHAWELHQAIHSGRHYNDDYDFQKPRADLSNMRQTPPGHAHDAHEIYEWPGGYTQFGDGEAYARVRLQSSLTGQSTVRGQSRHRALAPGYTFTLENYPREDQNQQYLLTGIEYHFKENPQVSAAAPGPKGTPQEEGSFQKFTLQAQPTSLPYTPERTTRKPRTTGPQTAVVVGPPGEEIWPDQYGRVKVQFHWDRIGAMNENSSCWVRVSSSWAGSGFGAVFIPRINQEVVVDFLNGDPDYPIITGCVYNADNMPPWALPGNATQSGIKTKSSKGGAFGDGLKNGAGDANAIRFEDKAGAEQLWLHAQKDQLTEVENDEDKWVGNDRRKTVDRDETNVIHRDRTETVDRNEDITVHNNRTERVDHDEKISIGDNRREDVGIDETVSIGKNRTKTIGRNEKDKIGNNWSIKVGSFKTETVGLAYLQNVGLAKMMNIGAAYNVNVGAAMIVNVGLTQSTNVLLSRSVTVGQSETSKVGKDRTDSTTENYTETVGKNSETTVGEVRTLSVGKEMSVTVGDAMEIKCGKAVLRMTSDGTVQINGQTINVAGSSSVTVASPNTNVNPT, from the coding sequence ATGACCCGCCGCGTCACGATCCAAACGCCCCTGGGAGAGCAACTGCAGTTCCGGCAGTTGCAGGGCAAGGAAGCCATCAGCCAACTGTTCTGCCTTGACCTGGACTTGTTGAGCGACAGCAAAAGCATCGACCCGAAGGCACTCCTGGGCAAGAACGCCACGGTCGTGGTGGAAACGCAGGGCGGCGGCCGGCGCTACCTGGACGGCATCGTCACCCGCTTCGGCATGCAAGGCGAGGACCACCGCTCCTATTCCTACCGGCTGCGCCTGCAGCCCTGGCTGTGGCTCGCCACCCGCAAGACCGATTTCAAAATATTCCAGAACAAGACCGTTCCGGAGATCGTCGAAGAGGTCCTCGGAAAATACGGCTACCCGCTGCAAAAGAAGCTCACCCGCAGCTACCGCAGCTGGGACTACTGCGTGCAGTACGGCGAGAGCGATTGCGACTTCGTGTCCCGGCTGCTGGAGCACGAAGGGGCGTACTACTACTTCGAGCATGCCGCAGGCCAGCACACCCTGATCCTGGCCGACGACATCGTCGCCTCGCACAGCCCGCTGCCCGGGGCGGCGGTCATCCCGTTTTATCCCCCCGAAAAAGCCGCCGTTGCCGACAAGGAGAACATCCACGCCTGGGAACTGCACCAGGCCATCCACTCCGGGCGGCACTACAACGACGACTACGACTTCCAGAAGCCCCGGGCCGACCTGTCCAACATGCGCCAGACCCCGCCAGGCCACGCGCACGACGCCCACGAAATCTACGAATGGCCGGGCGGCTACACCCAGTTCGGCGACGGCGAGGCCTATGCCCGCGTGCGCCTGCAATCGAGCCTGACCGGCCAAAGCACCGTCCGGGGCCAGTCGCGCCACCGGGCCCTGGCCCCGGGCTACACCTTCACGCTGGAGAACTATCCGCGGGAAGACCAGAACCAGCAATATCTGCTGACCGGCATCGAATACCACTTCAAGGAAAACCCCCAGGTCAGCGCCGCCGCCCCCGGCCCCAAGGGCACACCGCAGGAAGAAGGCTCGTTCCAGAAGTTCACCCTGCAAGCGCAGCCCACCAGCCTGCCCTACACCCCTGAGCGCACCACGCGCAAGCCGCGCACCACCGGCCCGCAGACCGCCGTGGTGGTGGGGCCGCCCGGCGAGGAGATCTGGCCCGACCAGTACGGACGCGTCAAGGTGCAGTTCCACTGGGACCGCATCGGGGCCATGAACGAGAACTCCAGTTGCTGGGTGCGGGTATCGAGCAGTTGGGCGGGCTCCGGGTTCGGGGCCGTCTTCATTCCCCGGATCAACCAAGAAGTCGTGGTGGACTTTCTCAATGGCGATCCGGACTACCCGATCATCACCGGCTGCGTTTACAACGCCGACAACATGCCGCCGTGGGCGCTGCCGGGCAACGCCACGCAATCCGGCATCAAGACCAAGTCGAGCAAGGGCGGGGCGTTCGGCGACGGATTGAAGAACGGCGCGGGTGACGCCAACGCCATCCGCTTCGAGGACAAGGCCGGGGCCGAACAGCTGTGGCTGCATGCGCAAAAGGACCAGCTCACCGAAGTGGAGAACGACGAGGACAAGTGGGTCGGGAACGACCGGCGCAAGACCGTGGACCGGGACGAGACCAACGTGATCCACCGCGACCGCACCGAGACGGTGGACCGGAATGAGGACATCACGGTCCACAACAACCGCACGGAGCGGGTGGACCACGACGAGAAGATCAGCATCGGGGACAACCGCCGCGAGGACGTCGGTATCGACGAAACGGTGAGCATCGGCAAGAACCGGACGAAGACCATCGGTCGCAATGAGAAGGACAAGATCGGCAACAACTGGTCGATCAAGGTCGGCAGCTTCAAGACCGAGACCGTGGGCCTGGCCTACCTTCAGAACGTGGGGCTGGCCAAGATGATGAACATCGGTGCGGCCTACAACGTGAACGTGGGCGCGGCCATGATCGTCAACGTGGGCCTGACGCAGAGTACCAACGTGCTGCTGAGCCGTTCCGTGACCGTGGGGCAGAGCGAAACCAGCAAGGTTGGTAAAGACCGCACCGACAGCACCACGGAAAACTACACCGAAACCGTGGGCAAGAATTCAGAAACCACGGTCGGCGAGGTGCGCACGCTATCGGTCGGCAAGGAAATGTCCGTGACCGTGGGCGACGCCATGGAGATCAAATGCGGCAAGGCCGTACTGCGCATGACCAGCGACGGCACCGTGCAGATCAACGGGCAGACCATCAACGTGGCCGGTAGCTCCAGCGTCACCGTCGCGTCGCCGAACACCAACGTCAACCCCACGTAA
- a CDS encoding TIGR03745 family integrating conjugative element membrane protein codes for MNPVPSHRSFLRWPVRLSARASIPALLLSSFAQAQGLPTLEDPTRGAGSGIMETLRNYAYDIVMLVALLVVASMFIGVCYHAYGTYAEIHNGRKTWGQFGLSVAVGAVLLVVGIWLLTKATGIL; via the coding sequence ATGAATCCGGTCCCCTCCCATCGTTCCTTCCTCCGCTGGCCCGTGCGCCTTTCGGCGCGGGCCAGTATTCCCGCGCTGCTGCTGTCGTCATTCGCGCAGGCCCAGGGGTTGCCCACGCTGGAGGACCCCACCCGCGGCGCGGGCAGCGGCATCATGGAAACGCTGCGCAACTACGCCTACGACATCGTGATGCTGGTGGCACTGCTCGTCGTCGCCTCCATGTTCATCGGTGTCTGCTACCACGCCTACGGCACCTACGCCGAGATCCACAACGGCCGCAAGACCTGGGGCCAGTTCGGATTGAGCGTGGCGGTCGGTGCGGTGCTTTTAGTGGTCGGCATCTGGCTGCTCACCAAGGCCACCGGGATTCTGTGA
- a CDS encoding PFL_4703 family integrating conjugative element protein, producing the protein MSRFKNEITQLRAHIQTLRLGAGALLLIALVMGAGWWSSPRNLTIHVPPDLRSGSTRKWWEVPPESVYAFTFYIWQQLQRWPTNGDEDYARNIRALSPYLTPACQDFLLHDYELRRAAGELRQRVRGIYEIPGRGYGSDPALRVKTVSERDWLVTLDVTADEYFGAEQVKRALVRYPLKVARSDIDPERNPFGLALDCYSTPPQRIATPEPAPAPGRPSGVLGGALGETP; encoded by the coding sequence GTGAGCCGGTTCAAGAACGAAATCACGCAGTTGCGCGCACACATCCAGACCCTGCGCCTGGGCGCTGGCGCGCTGCTGCTCATCGCCCTGGTGATGGGCGCGGGCTGGTGGAGCTCGCCGCGCAACCTGACCATCCATGTGCCACCGGACCTCCGGTCGGGCAGCACCCGCAAATGGTGGGAGGTTCCACCGGAGAGCGTGTACGCGTTCACGTTCTACATCTGGCAGCAGCTCCAGCGCTGGCCGACCAATGGCGACGAAGACTATGCGCGCAACATCCGTGCGCTGTCGCCCTACCTCACGCCGGCCTGCCAGGACTTCCTTTTGCACGACTACGAACTGCGCCGCGCGGCGGGCGAGTTGCGCCAGCGCGTGCGCGGCATCTACGAGATTCCGGGGCGCGGCTATGGCAGCGATCCCGCGCTGCGCGTCAAAACCGTGTCCGAACGGGACTGGCTCGTCACGCTGGATGTGACCGCCGACGAGTATTTCGGGGCGGAACAGGTCAAGCGCGCGCTGGTGCGCTACCCGCTCAAGGTCGCGCGCTCGGACATCGATCCCGAACGCAACCCGTTCGGGCTGGCGCTGGATTGCTACAGCACACCGCCACAACGCATCGCTACGCCCGAACCTGCGCCCGCCCCTGGCCGGCCCTCGGGTGTGCTCGGTGGCGCCTTGGGAGAGACACCATGA
- a CDS encoding TIGR03752 family integrating conjugative element protein, which yields MKSNGLLKWLMVPLALVLVFAGIQLFSGGSASSPRPPGTRLTAEEAKTLGIDADTPRDTVATLVGQVKQLRTELQGALADNKTQQAENERLRQREGAIDRRIQSALDAERNQLRTDRDQVAGERQQAQGLLQEVQRQIEGLAGKSGDADLPVGLGLEPDAKGAPGAQGMRWIEPDDARRDKKSGVSDQNFSFPTRFGMDKANGASADHTTDPAGQTPDVSTAKPVYTVPTNATLMGSIAMTALIGRVPVDGTVNDPYPFKVLIGPDNLTANGIDIPDVAGAVVSGTASGDWTLSCVRGQIRSVTFVFADGTIRTVPQDRGRGSGNGQQNGTGEGNGNADSNGAREGLGWISDPYGIPCVSGERRSNAQQYLGTQSLITAAGAGVASLIKSDNGSVAVVANNNGSLGTVGISGNEAMGRILAGGVQDMSQWVNKLYGQAFAAVYVRPGAKVAVHLEQPLTIDYDPKGRKVDHRLGGALHAQDLD from the coding sequence ATGAAAAGTAATGGCCTGCTCAAGTGGTTGATGGTCCCGCTGGCGCTGGTGCTGGTGTTCGCGGGCATCCAGCTGTTCTCCGGCGGCAGCGCGTCGTCGCCCCGCCCGCCCGGCACCCGGCTGACCGCCGAGGAGGCCAAGACCCTGGGCATCGATGCCGACACGCCGCGCGACACCGTGGCGACCCTGGTCGGCCAGGTCAAGCAATTGCGCACCGAACTGCAGGGTGCCCTGGCGGACAACAAGACCCAGCAGGCCGAGAACGAGCGGCTGCGCCAGCGCGAGGGCGCGATCGACCGGCGCATCCAGAGCGCGCTGGACGCCGAGCGCAACCAGTTGCGCACCGACCGCGATCAGGTCGCAGGCGAGCGCCAGCAGGCGCAAGGCCTGCTGCAGGAGGTGCAGCGCCAGATCGAGGGGCTGGCCGGGAAAAGCGGCGATGCCGACCTGCCGGTCGGTCTCGGACTGGAGCCGGATGCCAAGGGCGCCCCCGGCGCGCAAGGCATGCGCTGGATCGAGCCCGACGATGCGCGCCGCGACAAAAAGAGCGGCGTGTCCGATCAAAATTTCAGTTTCCCCACCCGGTTCGGGATGGACAAGGCCAACGGGGCGTCCGCCGATCACACCACGGACCCTGCCGGGCAGACGCCAGACGTCTCCACCGCCAAGCCGGTCTATACCGTACCGACCAACGCCACCCTGATGGGCTCCATCGCGATGACCGCGTTGATCGGGCGTGTGCCGGTGGATGGCACCGTCAACGACCCCTATCCCTTCAAGGTGCTGATCGGGCCGGACAACCTGACGGCCAACGGCATCGACATTCCCGACGTCGCAGGGGCCGTGGTGAGCGGCACGGCCTCCGGCGATTGGACCCTTTCATGCGTGCGCGGCCAGATCCGCTCGGTCACCTTCGTCTTCGCCGATGGCACCATCCGCACCGTGCCGCAGGATCGCGGGCGCGGGTCCGGCAATGGACAGCAGAACGGCACGGGGGAAGGGAATGGCAATGCCGACAGCAATGGGGCGCGGGAAGGCCTGGGCTGGATCAGCGATCCCTACGGCATCCCCTGCGTCAGCGGCGAACGGCGCAGCAATGCACAGCAGTATCTGGGGACGCAATCGCTCATCACCGCAGCGGGAGCCGGTGTCGCCTCCTTGATCAAATCCGACAATGGCAGTGTCGCGGTCGTCGCCAACAACAACGGCTCGCTGGGCACGGTCGGCATCTCCGGCAACGAGGCGATGGGCCGCATCCTCGCCGGCGGCGTGCAGGACATGTCGCAGTGGGTGAACAAGCTCTACGGCCAGGCCTTCGCTGCCGTCTATGTCCGGCCCGGCGCGAAGGTGGCCGTGCACCTCGAACAACCCCTCACCATCGACTACGACCCGAAGGGCCGCAAGGTCGATCATCGCCTCGGAGGAGCCTTGCATGCGCAGGACCTGGATTAA
- a CDS encoding TIGR03750 family conjugal transfer protein, with protein sequence MAEHDIRPDGTVAFLPHRLNRHPVVVRGLTADELWVCAGMSGAAGFAMGVPLALLAASIAVVPTAIVLAIAVGVFVGGGVLRRHKRGRPDTWLYRQMQWWIARHQPALAWLFGGDGLVIRSGWWCTRRTTT encoded by the coding sequence ATGGCCGAGCACGATATCCGGCCCGATGGCACGGTCGCATTCCTCCCGCACCGGCTCAACCGCCATCCCGTGGTGGTCCGGGGCCTCACGGCCGACGAGCTGTGGGTCTGCGCCGGAATGTCGGGCGCGGCGGGGTTTGCGATGGGGGTGCCGCTGGCCCTCCTCGCCGCCTCGATCGCCGTCGTGCCCACCGCCATCGTGCTGGCCATCGCGGTCGGCGTGTTCGTCGGCGGCGGTGTCCTGCGTCGTCACAAGCGCGGTCGGCCCGATACCTGGCTGTACCGGCAGATGCAGTGGTGGATCGCACGCCACCAGCCGGCGCTGGCCTGGCTGTTCGGGGGAGACGGCCTGGTGATCCGCTCGGGCTGGTGGTGCACCCGGAGGACCACGACGTGA